The following are from one region of the Silene latifolia isolate original U9 population chromosome 9, ASM4854445v1, whole genome shotgun sequence genome:
- the LOC141598620 gene encoding uncharacterized protein LOC141598620, protein MDQNQPQLSAIADNLAETLTLDLSPNDEDYDNNGDFEFSFVGEEIQSPVSAEKAFLNGQIRPLFPYTAEDTETTSFEPPASKVFVAAAEGEYCEWSTSALTSPEMRKKCNSTGFSKLWRMKDLLVRSNSDGKDTFVFLNGKQAEAATEEGKKKKRGVNFGRIMSFSTNAGGEKGKGKEKEKTETTTVAEVFEELYGKKKGKVGGGGGGGGNKSYLPYRQDLVGFFTNGNGMTRNVHPY, encoded by the coding sequence ATGGACCAAAATCAACCTCAATTATCGGCAATCGCCGATAATCTCGccgaaaccctaaccctagatTTATCCCCAAATGATGAAGATTACGACAATAATGGAGATTTCGAGTTTTCGTTCGTCGGAGAAGAGATTCAATCGCCAGTATCAGCTGAAAAAGCGTTTCTCAACGGTCAAATCCGACCGTTATTTCCGTACACAGCGGAAGACACTGAAACGACATCGTTTGAACCTCCGGCGAGTAAGGTGTTTGTTGCGGCGGCGGAGGGAGAGTATTGTGAGTGGTCAACGTCGGCGTTGACTTCGCCGGAAATGAGGAAGAAGTGTAATTCGACAGGGTTTTCGAAGCTATGGCGGATGAAGGATTTGTTAGTGAGGAGTAATAGTGATGGAAAGGATACATTTGTGTTTTTGAATGGAAAGCAAGCGGAAGCGGCGacagaagaaggaaagaagaagaaaagaggggTTAATTTTGGAAGGATTATGTCGTTTTCGACGAATGCGGGTGgggagaaagggaaagggaaggaGAAGGAGAAGACGGAGACGACGACGGTGGCGGAGGTGTTTGAGGAATTGTATGGGAAGAAGAAAGGGaaagttggtggtggtggtggtggaggtgggAATAAGTCTTATTTGCCATATAGGCAAGATTTGGTTGGGTTTTTTACTAATGGAAATGGGATGACTAGGAATGTTCATCCTTATTGA